The following proteins are co-located in the Methylomonas sp. 11b genome:
- a CDS encoding serine/threonine-protein kinase, protein MNNITAEGKIILKGRFVLEEILGHGGMGTVYKALDLLAVEARDKEPYLAIKLLNSELLGDPRFFIAMQREAKKAKSLAHPNIIAIYDFDRDGSNVYLSMQLLKGSPLSAFIKQHSSGIALDKALPIVKDMASALAHAHKNGIVHSDFKPGNVFVDDQGHVTVLDFGIACQFERTARGNDETTVFDSRSLNALSPPYASLEMLNNVEPDPRDDIYALACVTYELLSGKHPFSRSNAQQAYDLKAQPSQITSISNKQWKGLLHGLQLKREHRTKTVDKFIAEISPSQSSKAKLYFVASITFASCVVLASYWSFQKSQEQSIDSSAQINANINEPKKTEMTSIPAEAPTSYRDNQKADSISKNPINLQLSASSYNIGDPMIIFVETEKPMYITLIHTNSKGEVSTIYPNSYETYQIISAGDRVRIPRENADYEFTVSGPSGIDRIEALGSSEPLPITENIIDGSGKINAKINSLLISRTAVTVKVY, encoded by the coding sequence ATGAATAACATAACTGCCGAGGGTAAAATAATACTGAAAGGCCGCTTTGTGTTGGAAGAAATTCTTGGTCACGGCGGGATGGGAACAGTTTATAAAGCATTGGATTTATTGGCGGTTGAAGCACGCGATAAAGAACCATATTTAGCAATAAAACTATTAAACTCGGAACTTCTTGGTGACCCTAGGTTTTTCATTGCTATGCAACGAGAAGCTAAAAAGGCTAAGTCACTGGCGCACCCGAATATTATTGCCATATATGATTTTGATCGTGATGGTAGCAATGTTTATTTGAGCATGCAGTTACTCAAAGGCAGCCCTCTTAGCGCCTTTATCAAACAGCACTCTTCGGGCATTGCACTCGACAAAGCTTTACCTATAGTAAAAGACATGGCGTCCGCTTTGGCTCACGCGCACAAAAACGGTATCGTCCATTCGGATTTTAAGCCGGGGAATGTGTTTGTAGACGATCAAGGCCATGTTACGGTTCTGGACTTTGGCATTGCCTGCCAGTTTGAAAGAACTGCACGAGGCAATGACGAGACGACTGTTTTTGACTCACGGTCACTAAATGCGCTATCACCTCCCTATGCCAGCCTTGAGATGCTAAACAATGTGGAACCGGATCCACGAGACGATATCTATGCGCTTGCTTGCGTGACATATGAACTTTTATCAGGCAAGCACCCGTTTTCAAGATCAAATGCTCAACAGGCGTACGATTTAAAAGCACAACCGAGCCAGATTACTTCTATCTCGAATAAACAGTGGAAAGGATTGTTGCATGGCCTCCAGTTAAAGCGCGAACACCGTACTAAAACTGTTGATAAATTCATAGCCGAAATTTCACCTTCACAAAGTAGCAAAGCAAAGCTGTATTTTGTGGCATCAATAACATTTGCTAGTTGCGTGGTATTGGCTTCCTATTGGTCATTTCAGAAGAGCCAGGAACAGAGCATTGATTCGTCAGCGCAAATAAATGCGAATATAAACGAGCCCAAGAAAACGGAAATGACTTCCATTCCAGCGGAAGCACCAACAAGTTATCGGGACAACCAAAAGGCTGACTCAATTTCGAAAAACCCAATAAATCTGCAGCTATCCGCATCAAGTTACAATATAGGCGATCCAATGATTATATTCGTGGAAACGGAAAAACCCATGTATATCACTTTAATACATACTAACTCAAAAGGGGAAGTTTCTACTATTTATCCGAATAGCTATGAAACCTATCAAATAATATCGGCAGGCGATAGGGTACGAATTCCAAGAGAAAATGCCGACTATGAATTTACTGTGTCGGGTCCATCAGGGATAGATAGAATAGAAGCTCTAGGAAGCTCTGAGCCGCTACCAATTACAGAAAATATTATCGATGGAAGCGGAAAAATTAACGCAAAAATTAATTCTCTCCTAATATCAAGAACAGCAGTAACTGTAAAAGTTTATTAA
- a CDS encoding OmpA family protein, whose amino-acid sequence MWFSKIIYLFTLLLSLVFTESAAAEEINLKSRAPTKDEIIEALKPGMESGEKGLTRGISIRPKDKTANTGSKAISLEIQFAFNSAQLTDEAVKQLTPVAEALVSGDLENLKFLVEGYTDAKGTDEYNKDLSLRRAATVRDFFVAGHGLAASRIQFSGHGEQGLLDPANPYSAANRRVRIAAMP is encoded by the coding sequence ATGTGGTTCTCTAAAATAATTTATTTATTTACCCTTTTACTTTCGCTGGTGTTTACTGAAAGTGCTGCCGCTGAAGAGATAAATCTTAAAAGCCGAGCGCCTACAAAAGATGAAATCATTGAAGCGCTTAAACCAGGAATGGAAAGTGGGGAAAAAGGTCTTACACGTGGCATCAGTATCCGGCCTAAGGATAAAACGGCCAACACTGGTTCTAAAGCAATATCCTTAGAAATTCAATTTGCTTTCAATTCCGCACAATTAACGGATGAAGCTGTCAAACAACTCACCCCTGTTGCGGAAGCTTTGGTGTCCGGTGACCTGGAAAACCTGAAGTTTCTTGTAGAAGGATATACGGATGCCAAAGGGACCGATGAATATAATAAAGATTTATCCTTGCGACGCGCAGCTACCGTACGGGACTTTTTCGTTGCAGGACATGGTCTGGCAGCTTCAAGAATTCAATTTTCTGGTCACGGAGAACAAGGCTTACTCGATCCAGCTAATCCCTACAGCGCTGCTAATCGACGAGTTAGAATTGCCGCTATGCCGTAA
- a CDS encoding two-partner secretion domain-containing protein gives MKIIFLVRFIDFVLGASIISSYIQTFAWLRILAYCIFGMMFPVSFSLAVDVNNIAIDPRVPVANYILTNGQNNTIVEQNSGNLAGHNLFFSFSKFNIGSGNTVTFSGNSSDTISNVISRVTGGTQSSIDGTLRSNIGHASFYFINPNGIALGPNAQLNVPGAFHVSTADKIEFKNGGIFYADPNLQGGISLPNDDPVSLGFLATNSANNGLIDIHHARLNLNLNPSQNNPKLDIVAGEIQVTDQAILTAEAGEIRMVAMQEQGSVSLVPNNPGYLPLPEPPPLASNAGVINIDQSAIITSGDGGGRISIYGDNVSFANGGTGRVDNTGSIASTSAKGIQVVSNVLSLNGGSSNISTGIHSEARSSVKSGDISVWANTLEILNRGQIETVSRNAGKSGDILVNVNNTLTINRGDYTSDSATGIRADSMSSGNSGDITVNAGTMNILNGGSIANVAFSSGDAGFIKITSNNLTIDSLSNTKFGTGIYSSALKLSTGNAGNINVTTNTLTIDSLSNTEHVAGIDSSAFELSTGNAGLIKVNANTLDIFNAGIIRTSTAGTGDAGTININASYALNIGSQGTSHQRGGILSESSALGSGNAGEINVQAGTLNILSGGQISTSTHSRGNAGEVNVSHVRGLTIDQGGSSLATGIMSITGPDQNIVSNNLVTGNAGIVNVQADNMDIRNGGTISSFSQSLGQAGVVNIAANTLLVHGGGYISSASLGSGSSGETGNISIVANDWLHLTDGGYISVQNDAIVPENRASTIHPGNIAIRAPDILMRNSSITSASTGNIAAGNISLIFSHWLTLDPSYISTMANTGNGGSIFISGGELVSLQNSGFLTSVNGANSNGGDISVTANLLIMDTGVIQANAIGGSGGNILLNLGGLIPSNDTLIMGGSPTAWQPFISGLNVIQAVSETGVSGTLNVTAPQLNLSGVLANLGGPQFDTSIFSQDYCGLSSGSTLTRIGRGGLLPKGGDLQIY, from the coding sequence ATGAAAATAATATTTCTAGTTAGATTTATCGATTTTGTATTGGGGGCTTCAATTATATCTAGCTATATACAAACTTTCGCTTGGCTGCGCATTTTGGCCTACTGCATTTTTGGGATGATGTTTCCAGTTTCGTTTTCCTTGGCTGTTGATGTTAATAATATTGCTATTGACCCTAGGGTGCCAGTGGCAAATTATATTTTAACAAACGGTCAAAACAACACTATTGTTGAACAAAATTCTGGAAATCTAGCCGGTCACAATTTATTTTTCAGTTTTTCAAAATTTAATATAGGCTCTGGTAATACAGTCACCTTTTCAGGAAATTCTAGCGATACGATCAGCAATGTTATTTCGCGCGTAACCGGAGGCACACAAAGTAGTATCGATGGCACGCTTCGCTCCAATATCGGACATGCTTCGTTTTACTTTATTAATCCCAACGGCATCGCTTTAGGCCCAAATGCGCAGTTGAATGTACCCGGCGCTTTTCATGTCAGTACTGCGGATAAAATTGAATTCAAAAACGGCGGAATATTCTATGCCGATCCAAATTTGCAGGGCGGTATTTCTCTTCCCAATGACGATCCTGTCTCCTTGGGTTTTCTGGCGACAAATTCCGCTAATAATGGTTTGATTGATATTCATCATGCCCGATTGAATCTCAATCTTAATCCCTCACAAAATAACCCTAAGCTTGACATCGTGGCAGGAGAGATTCAAGTTACAGATCAGGCAATCCTAACAGCCGAGGCAGGTGAAATACGCATGGTAGCCATGCAAGAACAGGGCTCGGTTAGTCTTGTACCAAACAACCCAGGATATTTGCCTTTGCCGGAGCCCCCTCCATTAGCAAGCAACGCTGGAGTTATTAATATCGATCAAAGTGCAATCATTACTAGCGGCGATGGCGGCGGGAGAATATCGATTTATGGCGATAATGTCTCATTCGCCAATGGTGGAACTGGGCGGGTTGATAATACTGGTAGCATAGCGTCGACATCAGCAAAAGGTATTCAGGTAGTAAGTAATGTCTTGTCTTTAAACGGAGGCAGTTCCAATATTTCTACAGGAATTCATTCGGAAGCTAGATCTTCAGTTAAATCCGGTGATATTTCCGTCTGGGCAAATACGCTTGAAATTTTAAATCGTGGACAAATAGAAACTGTTTCTAGAAATGCAGGCAAATCCGGCGATATTCTGGTCAATGTCAACAATACCCTGACCATCAACCGCGGGGATTATACGAGTGATTCCGCAACGGGGATTCGTGCAGATTCCATGTCTTCAGGTAACTCGGGTGATATAACTGTCAATGCGGGAACAATGAATATACTTAATGGCGGATCGATAGCCAATGTCGCCTTCTCGAGTGGCGATGCAGGTTTTATCAAAATAACTTCGAATAATTTGACCATAGATTCTCTGAGTAATACAAAGTTTGGTACCGGCATTTATTCATCCGCGCTTAAGCTAAGTACTGGCAATGCCGGTAATATAAATGTTACCACCAATACTTTGACTATAGATTCCCTAAGTAATACAGAGCATGTTGCCGGCATTGATTCGTCTGCATTCGAGCTAAGTACTGGTAACGCCGGCCTTATAAAGGTTAACGCCAATACACTGGACATTTTTAATGCCGGTATTATTAGAACCTCTACTGCCGGAACTGGCGATGCAGGTACTATAAACATCAATGCGTCCTATGCTTTGAACATAGGCAGCCAAGGCACGTCCCATCAAAGAGGCGGTATTTTATCGGAATCATCCGCCCTTGGATCAGGAAATGCCGGTGAGATCAATGTGCAGGCCGGTACCCTTAATATACTCAGTGGCGGCCAAATATCGACTAGTACCCACAGTCGAGGCAATGCCGGCGAAGTGAATGTGTCGCACGTCAGAGGTTTGACAATCGATCAAGGAGGCTCCTCCTTGGCTACAGGGATTATGTCTATTACTGGACCCGATCAGAACATAGTGTCGAATAATCTCGTCACCGGCAATGCTGGGATTGTCAATGTGCAAGCTGACAATATGGATATACGAAATGGCGGGACAATATCCAGCTTTTCGCAGTCGCTAGGTCAGGCTGGTGTAGTGAATATTGCAGCAAATACGCTACTTGTCCATGGCGGTGGTTACATCTCATCCGCATCGTTGGGTTCCGGTTCAAGCGGAGAAACCGGCAATATATCGATTGTAGCCAACGATTGGCTTCATCTTACCGATGGCGGATATATCAGCGTTCAAAACGATGCTATCGTTCCTGAAAACCGAGCTTCTACAATTCATCCCGGCAACATAGCAATCCGCGCTCCAGATATTCTTATGCGGAATAGTTCAATCACTAGTGCGTCCACTGGGAATATTGCGGCTGGCAATATTTCTCTTATTTTTTCCCACTGGTTGACATTAGATCCATCTTACATAAGCACCATGGCCAACACTGGCAATGGGGGATCTATTTTTATAAGTGGCGGCGAACTGGTTAGCCTGCAAAATTCCGGCTTCCTGACCAGCGTCAACGGGGCCAACAGCAATGGCGGTGATATTTCGGTGACTGCAAACTTGCTAATTATGGATACGGGTGTGATACAAGCAAACGCCATAGGCGGCTCGGGGGGCAACATCCTACTTAATTTAGGTGGACTAATTCCTAGCAACGACACCCTGATTATGGGGGGCTCGCCGACTGCCTGGCAACCTTTTATTTCCGGTTTGAATGTCATACAGGCCGTGTCAGAAACCGGTGTCAGTGGAACGCTAAACGTGACGGCACCGCAGTTAAATCTGAGTGGCGTACTTGCCAATCTTGGTGGTCCGCAATTCGATACCAGCATCTTCAGTCAGGATTATTGCGGTCTTAGTTCCGGTAGTACCCTTACGCGTATTGGAAGAGGAGGTTTATTGCCTAAAGGTGGCGATTTGCAAATCTATTGA
- a CDS encoding CHAT domain-containing protein, whose amino-acid sequence MSGLVQAADSDLTDLLSQAEKHYQQGQYFLALDALRSAQKSASSDEQNAKINGLYGQTHYQMRHYVAAEEFLRQAIDSNAGSASDRARWLVTLANIQNSRDQTDAARQQYQQALTIAGGNPELVIGIRLGLASLLPTEQRLAELTAINPTLDGIADPIIRSRYLLQLGAQAQRLGSPGLKLAYDSFQQARQNLGDQQPRLQAESLDGLAQLYEDQNRQEEAMRLNTQAIQLAQGIEAHDLLINLEWRQGRLYRFKQQLPEATVYYQNAIDEIEEIRHDIPVEYHNGRSSFREVLEPVYLGLADVLLAQAAKLSEDQKSPLLRRARDAVELIKKSELEDFLGGRCAVQSYKNVLLDNVESTTAIIYPIILPDRLELLISSGSEIKQFTQAVPADGIENQIQQLAHRLRNAQKDAKILSKQLYDWLIAPAEPWLREQGIQTLVMLPDGALRMIPVAALYDGERYLVERYAIATSPGLSIIESTASLNHSQKALLVGLSEPGPVISHLPPAFMEALVAASERGVDLAKKPFSRALPVGLNSKPDKSREVDIARLVTDADFQRNMKQALSLPGVSEEINTLRREMPNTVLMNQDFTVEGFNQQVLQEPYSMVHIASHAVFGNSADTTFLMAYDNVINIDDLERLLKSDKFVKQPVELLTLSACQTAEGDDRAPLGISGIALKAKVRSALGSLWPVSDEAASQLMAEFYKALAVSGTSKAQALRQAQISLIKQDRLENPFYWSPFILVGNWL is encoded by the coding sequence ATGTCCGGACTAGTGCAGGCTGCGGACAGCGACCTGACAGACTTACTCAGTCAAGCCGAAAAGCATTATCAACAAGGTCAATACTTTTTGGCTTTGGACGCACTGCGCAGCGCGCAAAAATCGGCTTCCAGCGACGAACAAAATGCAAAAATCAACGGCCTGTATGGTCAAACCCACTACCAAATGCGGCATTACGTGGCCGCCGAAGAATTTCTCCGCCAAGCCATCGATTCAAATGCCGGTTCTGCCTCGGACCGCGCCCGTTGGCTTGTCACTTTAGCCAATATCCAGAACAGTCGCGATCAAACCGATGCCGCGCGTCAACAATACCAGCAGGCGCTAACCATTGCCGGCGGCAATCCGGAACTGGTGATCGGCATTCGGCTGGGCCTTGCGTCCCTGCTGCCGACCGAGCAACGTCTCGCTGAATTGACAGCCATTAATCCCACGCTTGACGGTATCGCCGATCCCATCATTCGCAGCCGTTATCTATTGCAGCTTGGCGCGCAAGCACAACGCCTAGGCTCGCCGGGGCTGAAACTGGCCTATGACAGCTTCCAGCAGGCGCGGCAAAATTTAGGCGATCAACAGCCGAGACTTCAGGCTGAAAGCCTTGACGGTCTGGCCCAATTGTATGAAGACCAAAACCGCCAGGAAGAAGCGATGCGCCTGAATACGCAAGCCATTCAATTAGCGCAAGGCATTGAAGCCCATGATTTGCTGATTAACCTGGAATGGCGGCAAGGCCGTTTATACCGCTTCAAACAACAATTGCCGGAAGCCACGGTTTATTATCAAAACGCCATCGATGAGATCGAAGAAATTCGTCACGACATACCAGTCGAATATCATAACGGTCGCTCTTCGTTTCGAGAGGTGTTGGAACCAGTCTATCTCGGCCTGGCCGATGTGCTGCTGGCGCAAGCTGCCAAACTGAGCGAAGATCAAAAGTCCCCTCTGTTGCGCAGAGCTCGCGATGCCGTGGAATTGATCAAAAAGTCCGAATTGGAGGATTTTCTGGGTGGGCGCTGCGCAGTGCAAAGCTATAAAAATGTACTGCTGGATAACGTTGAAAGCACCACCGCCATTATCTACCCGATCATCTTGCCGGACCGCCTGGAGCTGCTGATTAGCAGCGGTAGCGAGATTAAGCAGTTTACCCAAGCCGTCCCGGCCGACGGGATCGAAAACCAGATACAACAACTGGCGCACAGGCTACGCAATGCTCAGAAGGACGCCAAGATTTTATCCAAACAGCTTTATGACTGGCTGATCGCCCCTGCCGAACCCTGGTTGCGCGAGCAGGGTATTCAAACCCTGGTGATGTTGCCCGACGGGGCATTGAGGATGATCCCGGTGGCTGCCTTGTACGATGGCGAACGCTATCTGGTCGAACGCTATGCCATTGCCACCTCGCCCGGCCTCAGCATCATCGAATCGACCGCCTCGCTAAATCATAGCCAAAAGGCGCTGCTGGTCGGTCTGAGCGAACCCGGCCCGGTAATCTCACATTTACCACCTGCCTTTATGGAAGCATTAGTCGCGGCCAGCGAACGCGGCGTCGATCTTGCCAAAAAGCCCTTTAGCCGTGCCTTACCGGTTGGCTTAAACAGCAAACCGGACAAGTCGCGCGAAGTGGATATTGCCCGACTGGTAACGGACGCGGATTTTCAAAGAAACATGAAACAAGCCCTCAGCCTGCCCGGTGTCTCGGAGGAAATTAATACTTTACGCAGGGAAATGCCCAACACCGTGTTGATGAATCAGGACTTCACCGTGGAAGGTTTTAATCAGCAAGTGCTGCAGGAGCCCTATTCAATGGTGCACATAGCCTCTCACGCAGTGTTCGGCAATTCCGCCGACACCACTTTTTTGATGGCTTATGACAATGTCATCAACATAGACGACCTGGAACGGCTGCTGAAATCGGATAAATTCGTTAAGCAGCCGGTGGAGTTGCTTACCTTAAGCGCCTGCCAGACCGCCGAAGGCGATGACCGCGCACCGCTGGGTATCAGCGGCATTGCTCTAAAAGCCAAAGTCCGTAGCGCCTTGGGCAGTTTATGGCCAGTCTCCGATGAAGCAGCTTCGCAGTTGATGGCCGAATTTTATAAAGCCCTTGCCGTTTCCGGCACCAGCAAGGCGCAAGCGTTAAGGCAAGCGCAAATTAGTTTGATTAAACAGGACAGACTGGAAAATCCGTTTTATTGGTCACCGTTTATATTGGTGGGTAATTGGTTATGA